The Blastomonas fulva genome contains a region encoding:
- a CDS encoding class I adenylate-forming enzyme family protein produces the protein MQIPLLLELTADVAPERKALGDLDDGLDFAAMRGNARAAATWLGGTGADNAVFVGLNGAALPVLMFASGMAGKPFVPVNYRLSDSEVRKLIARTAPSVVIVDDDMLARIEGVDGAQLCPRSEFEARFLQPSPPAGEPTEDAENDVAVLLFTSGTTGEPKAAMLRHANLTSYVMSTVEFLGAGEDEAALVSVPPYHIAGISAVLTSAYGGRRIVYLPAFTAEAWVEIAARERITHAMVVPTMLDRILDVLDQSGVTLPALRALSYGGGRMPEPVIARALEALPHVDFVNAYGLTETSSTIALLGAADHRTAIASSDPVVRRRLGSVGKPLPSIELQIRREDGSVCNAGEPGEIHVRGDQVSGEYLHKKAIADDGWFATNDAGWLDDEGYLFVDGRLDDVIVRGGENISPGEIEDVLRAHADVADVAVLGLPCVQWGEKVAAVIVTHGAPGDVEALAHHVKSRLRSTKTPESWFFRDALPYNETGKLLRRVLKTELASES, from the coding sequence GTGCAGATTCCACTTCTTCTTGAACTAACCGCCGATGTCGCTCCAGAGCGCAAGGCCCTGGGCGATCTCGACGATGGCCTCGACTTTGCCGCGATGCGCGGCAACGCCAGGGCTGCAGCGACCTGGCTGGGTGGTACGGGGGCTGACAATGCCGTCTTCGTCGGCCTGAACGGGGCCGCTCTGCCGGTTCTCATGTTTGCCAGCGGTATGGCGGGCAAGCCGTTCGTGCCGGTGAACTACCGCCTATCAGATTCTGAAGTGCGCAAGCTGATCGCGCGCACCGCTCCCTCGGTCGTCATCGTCGATGACGACATGCTGGCCCGCATTGAGGGGGTGGACGGGGCGCAGCTGTGCCCCCGCAGCGAATTCGAGGCACGCTTTCTGCAGCCGTCCCCGCCAGCGGGTGAACCGACCGAAGATGCCGAAAACGATGTTGCTGTTCTTCTGTTCACCAGCGGTACCACCGGCGAACCCAAGGCTGCCATGCTGCGCCATGCAAACCTCACCTCCTATGTCATGTCGACAGTCGAGTTCCTGGGCGCGGGGGAAGACGAAGCAGCACTGGTCAGCGTGCCGCCCTATCACATCGCCGGGATATCGGCTGTCCTGACATCGGCTTATGGCGGGCGAAGGATCGTTTATCTGCCAGCCTTCACGGCTGAGGCCTGGGTAGAGATAGCTGCGCGGGAGCGGATCACCCACGCAATGGTAGTGCCCACGATGCTCGATCGTATCCTTGATGTGCTTGACCAATCCGGCGTGACCCTGCCTGCTTTGCGGGCCCTGTCCTATGGCGGCGGCCGCATGCCCGAGCCGGTGATCGCGCGAGCGCTGGAGGCCTTGCCGCATGTCGATTTCGTCAACGCCTATGGGCTCACCGAAACCAGTTCGACCATTGCGCTGCTGGGCGCGGCCGATCACCGCACAGCCATTGCCAGTTCCGATCCGGTGGTTCGCCGCCGCCTGGGATCGGTCGGCAAGCCGCTGCCGAGCATAGAGCTCCAGATCCGCCGCGAGGACGGCAGCGTGTGCAATGCCGGCGAACCCGGCGAAATCCACGTCCGCGGTGATCAGGTCTCGGGCGAGTATCTCCATAAAAAGGCCATTGCCGACGATGGCTGGTTCGCCACCAACGATGCGGGCTGGCTGGATGATGAAGGCTATCTGTTTGTCGATGGCCGGTTGGACGACGTGATCGTGCGGGGCGGCGAAAACATTTCCCCCGGTGAGATTGAGGACGTCCTGCGCGCCCACGCCGATGTCGCAGACGTTGCAGTGCTAGGCCTGCCATGCGTGCAATGGGGCGAAAAGGTTGCCGCTGTCATTGTCACGCATGGCGCTCCGGGTGACGTGGAGGCGCTGGCGCATCATGTCAAAAGCCGCCTTCGGTCCACCAAAACGCCTGAAAGCTGGTTCTTCCGCGATGCGCTTCCCTATAATGAAACTGGCAAGTTACTGCGGCGGGTGCTGAAGACGGAACTGGCCAGCGAAAGCTGA
- a CDS encoding enoyl-CoA hydratase/isomerase family protein, whose amino-acid sequence MAKAPQPGDIDFLTADRFSALGDTPVIIADLPGWNLPEPAVQAVCIGIDAEGRLPPVDPGQFDILVTTAKQAPAPWVSIEHARLESHLRDLAQAAHHWPAAATILCRVLRISETIPFSHALDVESLAYSTLLGGAEFQRWRIARGPLPLPGSDDSEVLVERDEDLVTVTLNNPGSQNAMTAGMRDALHGALANILDDPTGPELRLRANGRCFSTGGALGEFGSATDLSQAHIVRTLRSCARLLHSLGGRGQVYLQGACVGSGIEIPAAAGRRIAGPDAWFQLPELRMGLIPGAGGTASIARAIGRHRTAWMVLSGRRIRAEQALAWGLVHEIAR is encoded by the coding sequence ATGGCGAAGGCACCGCAACCGGGCGATATCGATTTCCTGACCGCAGACCGATTTTCCGCGCTGGGTGACACGCCCGTCATCATCGCCGATTTGCCGGGTTGGAATCTGCCCGAACCAGCGGTCCAGGCGGTGTGCATCGGGATCGATGCGGAAGGTCGGCTGCCTCCTGTTGACCCGGGCCAGTTCGACATTCTGGTGACCACGGCCAAGCAGGCCCCGGCACCATGGGTCAGCATCGAGCATGCGCGTCTTGAAAGCCATCTGCGCGACCTTGCACAAGCGGCGCACCATTGGCCTGCCGCAGCGACCATCCTGTGCCGGGTGCTCAGGATTTCAGAAACTATCCCGTTTAGCCATGCGCTCGATGTGGAGTCGCTTGCCTATTCTACGCTACTGGGCGGCGCAGAATTCCAGCGCTGGCGCATCGCCCGTGGCCCGTTGCCGCTCCCGGGCAGCGACGATAGCGAGGTACTGGTCGAGCGGGACGAAGACCTTGTCACCGTCACGTTGAACAATCCCGGTTCCCAAAATGCCATGACGGCGGGCATGCGCGATGCGCTGCATGGCGCGCTAGCCAACATCCTTGATGATCCCACCGGTCCTGAGCTGAGGCTCAGGGCGAACGGGCGGTGTTTCTCCACCGGTGGCGCTCTGGGTGAGTTCGGCAGCGCTACCGACCTTTCGCAGGCGCATATCGTGCGCACCCTGCGCAGTTGCGCGCGCCTGCTTCACAGCTTGGGGGGCAGGGGGCAGGTGTACCTGCAGGGGGCATGTGTTGGCTCCGGAATCGAGATTCCCGCTGCCGCCGGTCGCCGCATCGCAGGCCCCGACGCGTGGTTCCAGTTGCCCGAGCTTCGGATGGGGTTGATCCCCGGCGCAGGCGGAACGGCCAGCATCGCGCGCGCAATCGGTCGGCACCGCACCGCCTGGATGGTTCTCTCCGGCAGGCGTATCCGTGCAGAACAGGCGCTGGCCTGGGGCCTTGTCCACGAGATAGCCCGATGA
- a CDS encoding CoA transferase — MTAPLLLDAIADDARRIAALSRDMGRHVSIDPEMLLQRDIALQPPGLWSPNRHCRLVQARDGWMAVNLARQDDLASVAAWLECDDADAPWDAVIGLVKERATADLLERSILLGMPVSVVGEAPLAQASELHPATRPERALKVLDLSALWAGPLCGALLADAGLEVTKVQDPARPDPTAVATPVHHQRLNGRKSHVSMTLASSAVGAALDRCDVLITSARPHALARLGLTPDAVFDRHPQLIWVAITAHGFMGDNAMRVGFGDDTAAAGGLISRVDGAPSFLGDALADPLTGLRAAHLALRAIVEARAGLIDVALASSAADFARRAGLR, encoded by the coding sequence ATGACCGCGCCACTCTTGCTCGATGCAATAGCAGACGACGCCCGCCGCATTGCCGCGCTTTCCCGCGACATGGGAAGGCATGTTTCCATAGATCCCGAGATGCTTCTGCAGCGTGACATTGCATTGCAGCCACCTGGCCTGTGGTCACCCAACCGGCATTGCAGGCTAGTTCAAGCTCGCGATGGGTGGATGGCCGTCAACCTGGCGCGGCAGGACGATCTGGCATCCGTGGCGGCATGGCTCGAATGTGATGACGCCGACGCGCCATGGGACGCAGTCATCGGCTTGGTCAAGGAACGGGCCACCGCGGACTTGCTGGAACGCTCTATCTTGCTGGGCATGCCCGTGTCGGTCGTAGGAGAGGCCCCGCTCGCGCAGGCAAGCGAACTGCATCCAGCCACCCGTCCGGAAAGAGCGCTAAAGGTGCTGGACTTGTCCGCATTATGGGCAGGGCCGCTGTGCGGTGCATTGCTCGCGGATGCAGGGCTGGAGGTGACGAAGGTTCAAGATCCGGCGCGCCCTGACCCCACCGCAGTCGCGACGCCGGTCCATCACCAGCGGTTGAATGGCCGCAAAAGCCATGTCTCGATGACCCTGGCCAGCTCTGCGGTGGGGGCGGCGCTGGATCGATGCGATGTGCTGATCACCAGCGCACGTCCGCACGCGCTGGCGCGACTGGGGCTGACCCCGGATGCGGTTTTCGATCGACACCCGCAGCTCATCTGGGTCGCGATTACCGCCCATGGCTTTATGGGGGACAACGCGATGCGAGTAGGTTTTGGAGACGATACCGCAGCTGCAGGAGGCCTGATCAGCCGGGTGGATGGAGCACCCAGTTTCCTGGGGGATGCGCTGGCCGACCCGCTGACAGGTCTGCGCGCGGCGCATCTGGCATTGCGTGCCATCGTCGAAGCGCGTGCCGGGCTGATTGATGTTGCGCTGGCATCTAGCGCCGCTGACTTTGCCAGGCGGGCGGGTTTGCGATGA
- a CDS encoding amidohydrolase family protein, with protein sequence MTDRFDIVLRGVRLNHGAGVDFGIRDGRFSAMSSGLGRCDNDIDCDGKLLLPGLHDHHIHLFATAARLQSVDLTQCTHPDAIAAALRAKAAQAGPGEWVRAIGCDERASGIPDRGQIDGWIADRPVRIQDRTGALWMLNSAGLAQLGDGPWPDAVETDPSGVPTGRIWRGDAWLQERIGSRPPSLSALSRELARLGVTAVTDAGANNGPKEAALLGAACRDGDLLQRLTMMGREDLPDSEPYLTGPVKLLYDERDLPDPASIAARIEAARRLGRNVAAHCVTEAELLVYLAVLDMAGGVRPGDRIEHGSMIPQALMQDIARLGLIVVANPGFIARRGDRYLAEMDAGDLPGLQRMASLQASGIPVLIGSDAPYGPVNPWVSIRAAANRQCPSGALLGAEEAIGPWSALQLMTAQGNLAVGAVADCILVDADWVNQLAGDADPDPVAMTIMGRYAHLGPIYSRGR encoded by the coding sequence ATGACCGATCGGTTCGATATTGTCCTTCGCGGGGTCAGGCTCAATCACGGCGCCGGTGTCGATTTCGGCATCCGGGATGGCAGGTTCTCGGCCATGTCATCGGGTCTGGGCCGGTGCGATAACGACATCGATTGCGATGGAAAGCTGCTGCTCCCCGGCTTGCATGATCATCATATCCACCTGTTCGCCACAGCGGCGCGGCTGCAATCCGTCGATCTGACACAGTGCACGCACCCCGATGCCATCGCCGCCGCGCTGCGGGCCAAGGCGGCGCAGGCAGGGCCGGGTGAATGGGTGCGCGCCATCGGTTGTGACGAACGGGCCTCCGGCATCCCCGATCGCGGGCAGATCGATGGCTGGATAGCCGATCGCCCCGTGCGCATTCAGGACCGGACGGGGGCGCTGTGGATGCTCAACAGCGCAGGGCTTGCACAGCTTGGCGATGGGCCCTGGCCCGATGCGGTGGAGACCGATCCCTCGGGAGTCCCCACCGGGCGCATCTGGCGCGGTGATGCCTGGCTGCAGGAGCGCATCGGATCACGGCCGCCCTCGCTTTCCGCATTGTCGCGCGAGCTTGCCCGCCTGGGCGTCACCGCCGTTACCGATGCAGGCGCGAACAACGGGCCCAAAGAGGCTGCGCTGCTGGGCGCAGCCTGCCGCGATGGGGACCTGCTGCAGCGCCTGACGATGATGGGGCGCGAAGACCTGCCGGACAGTGAGCCCTATCTGACCGGACCGGTGAAGCTGCTTTACGATGAACGCGATCTTCCCGATCCGGCCAGCATCGCTGCCCGCATCGAAGCAGCGCGCAGGCTAGGCCGCAACGTTGCCGCGCATTGCGTCACCGAGGCGGAGCTGCTGGTGTATCTGGCCGTGCTCGACATGGCAGGCGGGGTCAGGCCCGGTGATCGCATCGAGCATGGCAGCATGATCCCGCAGGCGCTTATGCAGGACATCGCCCGGCTTGGTCTGATCGTTGTCGCCAATCCGGGGTTTATCGCCCGCCGCGGTGACAGGTATCTGGCGGAGATGGACGCCGGTGACCTCCCCGGCCTGCAACGGATGGCTTCGTTGCAGGCCAGCGGCATTCCGGTGCTGATCGGTAGCGATGCGCCCTATGGCCCCGTCAACCCCTGGGTGTCGATCCGTGCGGCGGCAAATCGCCAATGCCCTTCGGGTGCATTGCTCGGGGCTGAAGAAGCGATCGGCCCGTGGTCTGCATTGCAGTTGATGACGGCGCAAGGCAATCTTGCAGTCGGAGCCGTTGCAGACTGCATTCTGGTCGATGCCGACTGGGTCAACCAGCTTGCGGGGGACGCAGATCCTGACCCCGTCGCCATGACGATCATGGGTAGATATGCTCATTTAGGCCCCATCTATTCGCGCGGGCGATAG
- a CDS encoding TetR/AcrR family transcriptional regulator: MTETRRRRTRNPEATRETILAAARTILAKDGPEGLSLSKVAQLAGVNRGTAYQHFATRENLITATLKSVSDTIFREVFGDPEAIGERDVEHVDMVAVPERLANFAMENPELGRIWLLQVLSAPDPAEDPFWREYAGSIGRFADTDLAKPNIDVEVFSVITLAANFLWPVWARSHSQSDDERKALAHRFAQEVVRLCMYGTLKAEKLPNVAAQLQGASPPPPPRLRVIR; this comes from the coding sequence ATGACCGAGACACGAAGGCGTCGCACGCGCAATCCGGAAGCGACGCGCGAAACGATCCTGGCGGCAGCCCGCACCATTCTTGCCAAGGATGGGCCTGAAGGGCTGAGCCTCTCCAAGGTTGCGCAACTCGCCGGGGTAAACCGCGGGACCGCCTACCAGCATTTCGCCACGCGTGAGAACCTCATAACCGCGACCCTGAAATCGGTGTCCGACACCATCTTCCGCGAAGTCTTCGGCGATCCTGAAGCGATCGGCGAGCGCGATGTCGAGCATGTCGACATGGTGGCGGTACCTGAGCGTCTGGCGAATTTTGCGATGGAGAACCCTGAACTTGGCCGCATCTGGTTGCTTCAGGTTTTGTCTGCTCCCGACCCCGCCGAAGATCCTTTCTGGCGCGAATATGCAGGCTCCATCGGCCGGTTTGCGGATACCGACCTTGCGAAGCCGAATATCGATGTCGAGGTGTTTTCAGTCATCACGCTGGCGGCAAACTTTCTGTGGCCCGTCTGGGCACGGTCGCATTCGCAGAGCGACGATGAGCGCAAGGCGCTCGCCCACCGCTTCGCACAGGAAGTCGTCCGCCTGTGCATGTACGGAACGCTCAAAGCCGAAAAGCTGCCCAATGTCGCAGCGCAACTCCAAGGCGCATCGCCGCCTCCACCGCCCCGCTTGCGGGTCATCCGCTGA
- a CDS encoding acrylyl-CoA reductase (NADPH) gives MFNAILIEKTDDLQSVSLKQIDETLLHDGDVTIDVAYSTLNYKDGLAITGASPVVRKFPMVPGIDLAGTVRESAHGDWKAGDKVVLNGWGVGEGHTGGLAQVARLKGEWLVPLPSAFTEKQAMAIGTAGYTAALCVEALVRAGVTPDQGEVLVTGATGGVGSVAVALLKKAGYTVAGSTGKASEVDYLKQLGADSIIDRAELSEKGRPLSKERWGGVVDSVGSHTLANACAATRYGGAVAACGLAQGADFPGTVMPFILRGVRLLGVDSVMAPKASRMAAWDRLARDLDPALLDVIAVEIGLGEAIAAASDLLAGKVRGRIVVNVNR, from the coding sequence ATGTTTAATGCCATTCTGATCGAAAAGACTGACGATCTGCAGAGTGTGTCGCTCAAGCAGATCGACGAAACGCTGCTGCATGATGGCGATGTCACCATCGACGTTGCTTATTCGACCCTCAACTACAAGGATGGCCTGGCCATCACCGGAGCGTCCCCGGTGGTGCGCAAGTTCCCGATGGTTCCGGGGATCGATCTTGCCGGCACGGTGCGCGAATCAGCGCATGGTGACTGGAAGGCGGGGGACAAGGTCGTGCTCAACGGCTGGGGCGTGGGAGAAGGTCACACCGGCGGACTAGCGCAGGTTGCGCGGCTGAAGGGCGAATGGCTGGTGCCGCTGCCATCGGCTTTTACCGAAAAGCAGGCGATGGCGATCGGCACTGCCGGATACACCGCGGCTCTGTGCGTAGAGGCGCTGGTCAGGGCGGGCGTCACTCCCGATCAGGGCGAGGTGCTGGTCACCGGAGCCACCGGCGGCGTCGGCAGCGTAGCCGTCGCGCTGCTCAAGAAGGCGGGCTATACCGTGGCCGGATCCACCGGCAAGGCATCCGAAGTTGATTATCTCAAGCAGCTGGGTGCCGATTCGATCATCGATCGCGCCGAGCTTTCCGAAAAGGGCCGTCCGCTGTCCAAGGAACGCTGGGGCGGTGTGGTCGATTCCGTCGGCAGCCACACGCTGGCCAATGCTTGCGCCGCGACCCGCTATGGAGGCGCGGTGGCAGCCTGCGGCCTTGCGCAGGGTGCGGATTTCCCCGGCACCGTCATGCCCTTCATCCTGCGCGGTGTCCGCTTGCTGGGCGTCGACAGTGTCATGGCGCCCAAGGCTTCGCGCATGGCGGCGTGGGATCGTCTCGCCCGTGATCTTGACCCTGCTCTGCTCGATGTCATCGCGGTGGAAATCGGGTTGGGCGAGGCCATCGCTGCCGCCTCCGACCTTCTGGCCGGCAAGGTGCGCGGGCGCATCGTCGTCAATGTGAACCGCTGA